One part of the Conexibacter woesei Iso977N genome encodes these proteins:
- a CDS encoding ZIP family metal transporter has protein sequence MSVWSALLWGGLSSAALYLGQALAGPLRERRRLTGQVMGFGAGALLSAVAYELVPSSSLEHAAGIGGCFLLGALAYYVGDRLVDAGGGAERQDLDARPPAGSGMAMFLGALLDGIPEAFILGIGLGLGGTISTAFVAAIFVSNIPQGAAGTISLQEAGVSQRRIFWMWTALTVACAVVSALGFLLADRVPDGGRYAEAFAGGAVLTMLADSMMPEAFQHGGRTVGLLTVLGYLAAGVLAVAG, from the coding sequence GTGTCCGTCTGGTCGGCGCTCCTGTGGGGCGGCCTGTCGTCCGCCGCGCTGTACCTCGGCCAGGCCCTGGCCGGGCCGCTGCGTGAGCGCCGCCGGCTGACCGGGCAGGTGATGGGCTTCGGCGCGGGCGCGCTGCTCAGCGCGGTCGCCTACGAGCTGGTGCCGTCGTCGAGCCTCGAGCACGCCGCCGGGATCGGTGGCTGCTTCCTGCTCGGTGCCCTGGCGTACTACGTCGGTGACCGGCTCGTCGACGCCGGCGGCGGGGCCGAGCGCCAGGACCTCGACGCCAGGCCGCCCGCGGGCAGCGGCATGGCGATGTTCCTGGGCGCGCTGCTCGACGGCATCCCGGAGGCGTTCATCCTCGGCATCGGGCTCGGCCTCGGCGGCACGATCAGCACCGCGTTCGTCGCCGCGATCTTCGTGTCGAACATCCCGCAGGGCGCCGCCGGGACGATCAGCCTGCAGGAGGCCGGCGTCTCGCAGCGGCGGATCTTCTGGATGTGGACGGCGCTGACCGTCGCCTGCGCGGTCGTCTCGGCGCTCGGCTTCCTGCTCGCCGACAGGGTTCCCGACGGCGGCCGCTACGCCGAGGCCTTCGCCGGCGGCGCGGTCCTCACGATGCTCGCCGACTCGATGATGCCCGAGGCCTTCCAGCACGGTGGCCGGACCGTCGGCCTGCTCACCGTGCTCGGCTACCTCGCCGCCGGCGTGCTCGCGGTCGCGGGGTGA
- a CDS encoding Dyp-type peroxidase — protein sequence MTATEGIRLELDDIQSGALHERPSPYVGAYLLLRIDDRAAGRELVRRLLRIVDSGRPSEDPARDAWITAAFTYQGLKALGVPQASLDSFAPEFRQGMAARAAELGDVGESSPEHWEKPLGSPDVHVALAALSPDAARLEAVVDRADRAQEELAGVEVIWRQDCYQLPTGRTSFGFKDGIGQPAVEGSGRPSSNPHERPLKAGEIILGYPDESGELPPMPTPDVLGRNGTYIVFRKLHTRVAAYRQYLRAKSASREDEALLGAKMVGRWQSGAPLAVTPEHDDPGLGADAQRHNDFAYGDDPRGLKCPLGAHARRANPRDAFDGDGAVDVRLHRMIRRGTSYGPMLPEGVLEDDGADRGIVFVFAGAHLGRQFEFVKTQWLNDGIFIGAPAEKDPLVGPNDGTGTFTVPARPIRRRLQDLPPFVVTRGGEYCFVPSLSAMRWLSELES from the coding sequence ATGACGGCGACCGAGGGCATCCGCCTCGAGCTCGACGACATCCAGAGCGGCGCGCTGCACGAGCGCCCGTCGCCCTACGTCGGCGCCTACCTCCTGCTGCGCATCGACGATCGCGCCGCGGGGCGCGAGCTGGTCCGGCGACTGCTGCGCATCGTCGACTCGGGCCGCCCGTCGGAGGATCCCGCGCGCGACGCGTGGATCACCGCGGCCTTCACCTACCAGGGCCTCAAGGCGCTCGGCGTGCCGCAGGCGTCGCTGGACAGCTTCGCGCCCGAGTTCCGGCAGGGCATGGCCGCCCGCGCCGCCGAGCTGGGCGACGTGGGGGAGAGCAGTCCTGAGCATTGGGAGAAGCCGCTCGGCTCGCCCGACGTCCACGTCGCGTTGGCGGCCCTGTCCCCCGACGCCGCGCGGCTGGAGGCCGTGGTCGACCGGGCCGATCGCGCCCAGGAGGAGCTCGCCGGCGTCGAGGTGATCTGGCGCCAGGACTGCTACCAGCTGCCGACCGGTCGGACGTCCTTCGGGTTCAAGGACGGGATCGGCCAGCCGGCGGTCGAGGGCAGCGGCCGGCCGTCCTCCAACCCGCACGAGCGACCGCTCAAGGCGGGGGAGATCATCCTCGGCTACCCGGATGAGTCGGGCGAGCTGCCGCCGATGCCGACCCCGGACGTGCTCGGCCGCAACGGCACGTACATCGTCTTCCGCAAGCTGCACACGCGGGTGGCGGCCTACCGCCAGTACCTGCGCGCCAAGAGCGCGAGCCGCGAGGACGAGGCGCTGCTCGGGGCCAAGATGGTCGGCCGCTGGCAGAGCGGCGCGCCGCTCGCGGTGACGCCCGAGCACGACGACCCAGGGCTCGGCGCCGACGCGCAGCGACACAACGACTTCGCCTACGGCGACGATCCGCGCGGCCTCAAGTGCCCGCTCGGCGCCCACGCGCGCCGCGCCAACCCGCGCGACGCGTTCGACGGCGACGGCGCGGTCGACGTGCGCCTGCACCGGATGATCCGGCGCGGCACCAGCTACGGGCCGATGCTGCCCGAGGGCGTGCTCGAGGACGACGGCGCCGACCGCGGCATCGTCTTCGTGTTCGCTGGCGCGCACCTCGGGCGCCAGTTCGAGTTCGTCAAGACCCAGTGGTTGAACGACGGCATCTTCATCGGCGCCCCGGCGGAGAAGGATCCGCTGGTCGGCCCGAACGACGGCACCGGGACGTTCACCGTGCCCGCGCGCCCGATCCGCCGGCGGCTGCAGGACCTGCCGCCGTTCGTCGTCACCCGCGGCGGTGAGTACTGCTTCGTGCCGAGCCTGAGCGCGATGCGCTGGCTCTCGGAGCTGGAGTCATGA
- a CDS encoding DUF427 domain-containing protein: protein MSHFPPSVVEAGHVAPAPRRVRGYKDGGVVFDTVRALYVWEWPHYPRYAIPADAFAAGALDALAHRVIDDGPAAGHVLVEWDALDAWFEEDEEIFVHPRDPYARVDAIRSSRPIRVERDGLLLAEAEATIMVFETGLPTRYYLERTALNAEHLVPSDTVTACPYKGKTSNYWSLRNAAGRVVPDIAWSYNFPTLALAPIAGLVAFYNERVDITLDGVALERPQTHMG from the coding sequence ATGAGTCACTTCCCTCCGAGCGTCGTCGAGGCCGGTCATGTCGCGCCGGCGCCGCGGCGTGTTCGTGGTTACAAGGACGGTGGGGTCGTCTTCGACACGGTGCGTGCGCTGTACGTGTGGGAGTGGCCGCACTACCCGCGGTACGCGATCCCGGCCGACGCGTTCGCGGCGGGCGCGCTCGATGCGCTCGCCCACCGCGTCATCGACGACGGGCCGGCCGCCGGCCACGTGCTCGTGGAGTGGGACGCGCTCGACGCCTGGTTCGAGGAGGACGAGGAGATCTTCGTGCACCCGCGCGACCCGTACGCGCGCGTGGACGCGATCCGCTCCTCGCGACCGATCCGCGTCGAGCGCGACGGGCTCCTGCTCGCTGAGGCCGAGGCCACCATCATGGTCTTCGAGACCGGCCTGCCGACGCGCTACTACCTCGAGCGGACCGCGCTGAACGCCGAGCACCTCGTGCCGAGCGACACCGTGACGGCCTGCCCGTACAAGGGCAAGACCTCCAACTACTGGTCGCTGCGGAACGCCGCCGGCCGGGTCGTCCCCGACATCGCCTGGTCCTACAACTTCCCGACGCTCGCGCTGGCGCCGATCGCCGGGCTCGTCGCGTTCTACAACGAGCGCGTCGACATCACGCTCGACGGCGTCGCGCTCGAGCGCCCGCAGACGCACATGGGCTAG
- a CDS encoding SdrD B-like domain-containing protein — MAIAMKWAIACVTCACAFVAPVAARAERVTLPVSSSPLPGSGFQGGDGDQDDYADWGTAQSYGYMVYDQSDPDDADGDTVFAAGSRELEPGRWDLLTREDAGTQPAADLGHAWCAIEERGPEVFLNAAFLRAGDGDAHIVLDLSRMGGGWYNGHNGIPCRSTGDLVVSLDRDGSQTSAAVQVWETTSYSPYSGCAATGVLRDVPDVQAGIDVQGAFNAASIPNHLPGAPATIDPGRFGELSINLSSIQRRVPYPDGGCFSYQSLWPHTRASTSDDAALDDIVDQTWLQPRNCSAWGTKFDDINGNGVQDAGEPGVPGVRVWADYNQNGEFEDYEPWSVTDDQGHYRIEGIRQFYQLREEMLSGQGRDGWVCSFPAY, encoded by the coding sequence ATGGCCATCGCCATGAAGTGGGCGATCGCGTGCGTGACCTGTGCCTGCGCCTTCGTGGCGCCGGTGGCGGCCCGGGCGGAGCGGGTCACGCTGCCGGTCTCGTCGTCGCCGCTGCCCGGCAGCGGGTTCCAGGGCGGCGACGGTGATCAGGACGACTACGCCGACTGGGGCACGGCCCAGTCCTACGGGTACATGGTGTACGACCAGAGCGACCCGGACGACGCCGACGGCGACACGGTCTTCGCCGCCGGCAGCCGGGAGCTCGAGCCCGGCCGGTGGGACCTGCTGACGCGCGAGGACGCGGGCACGCAGCCGGCGGCCGACCTCGGGCACGCCTGGTGCGCCATCGAGGAGCGCGGCCCGGAGGTCTTCCTCAACGCCGCGTTCCTGCGGGCCGGTGACGGCGATGCCCACATCGTCCTGGACCTCAGCCGCATGGGCGGCGGCTGGTACAACGGCCACAACGGCATCCCCTGCCGCAGCACCGGCGACCTCGTCGTCTCGCTCGATCGCGACGGCTCGCAGACGAGCGCCGCGGTGCAGGTGTGGGAGACGACCAGCTACTCGCCCTACAGCGGGTGCGCGGCGACCGGCGTCCTGCGCGACGTCCCGGACGTGCAGGCCGGCATCGACGTCCAGGGTGCGTTCAACGCCGCGTCGATCCCCAACCACCTGCCCGGCGCACCGGCGACGATCGACCCCGGCCGGTTCGGCGAGCTGTCGATCAACCTGTCGTCGATCCAGCGCCGCGTGCCGTACCCGGACGGCGGGTGCTTCTCCTACCAGTCGCTGTGGCCGCACACGCGCGCGTCGACCAGCGACGACGCCGCGCTCGACGACATCGTCGACCAGACCTGGCTGCAGCCGCGCAACTGCTCGGCCTGGGGGACGAAGTTCGACGACATCAACGGCAACGGCGTCCAGGACGCGGGCGAGCCGGGCGTGCCGGGCGTGCGCGTCTGGGCCGACTACAACCAGAACGGCGAGTTCGAGGACTACGAGCCGTGGTCGGTCACCGACGACCAGGGGCACTACCGGATCGAGGGCATCCGCCAGTTCTACCAGCTGCGCGAGGAGATGCTGAGCGGTCAGGGTCGCGACGGGTGGGTCTGCTCGTTCCCGGCCTACTGA
- a CDS encoding sugar ABC transporter substrate-binding protein, protein MKGHITLPSSRRWVRGVLLAALAAIASVALAACGSSSDSGSTNASSGGSANANASSGGGGSKGKLLWVQPLRNNPVHRVMQGGFLTECKRLGYSCEIVGSEELDMPATAPLVDAVLSKGGVKAMGVYAYDPSTYPFIARWGKDHKIVSWHIPVPEGTAQGLTATTGCVPTEYARNAAVAIGKKLGGKGTVAVTEGSFNTVENLVAKTFTDTMKAQFPNVKVLKPQVEGFDAPAAKAKAVSILQSDKSINAAFSTTGGGPVTWAGAQQASGRRLTIIGMDYVQQNLDLVKSGEVYAVVGQPLFQEGAKTADLLAKLATGGTVSYENPLPAEIITKDLVPKYEGLLQQAAAAEKS, encoded by the coding sequence ATGAAGGGTCACATCACCCTGCCGTCGTCACGGCGGTGGGTGCGGGGAGTGCTGCTCGCAGCGCTCGCCGCGATCGCCTCCGTCGCGCTTGCGGCGTGCGGGTCCAGCAGCGACAGCGGGTCCACCAACGCATCGAGCGGCGGTTCGGCCAACGCGAACGCCAGCTCCGGCGGTGGAGGGTCCAAGGGCAAGCTGCTCTGGGTCCAGCCGCTGCGCAACAACCCCGTCCACCGCGTCATGCAGGGCGGCTTCCTGACGGAGTGCAAGAGGCTCGGCTACTCCTGCGAGATCGTCGGCTCCGAGGAGCTCGACATGCCGGCCACCGCGCCGCTGGTCGACGCGGTCCTGTCCAAGGGCGGCGTCAAGGCGATGGGCGTCTACGCCTATGACCCGTCGACCTACCCCTTCATCGCCAGGTGGGGCAAGGACCACAAGATCGTCTCGTGGCACATCCCGGTGCCCGAGGGCACCGCGCAGGGCCTGACGGCCACCACCGGCTGCGTCCCGACCGAGTACGCCAGGAACGCCGCGGTGGCGATCGGCAAGAAGCTCGGCGGCAAGGGCACGGTCGCGGTCACCGAGGGCTCGTTCAACACGGTGGAGAACCTCGTCGCCAAGACGTTCACCGACACGATGAAGGCGCAGTTCCCGAACGTGAAGGTGCTCAAGCCGCAGGTCGAGGGCTTCGACGCCCCGGCCGCGAAGGCCAAGGCGGTCTCGATCCTGCAGTCCGACAAGTCGATCAACGCGGCGTTCTCGACCACGGGCGGCGGGCCGGTCACGTGGGCCGGCGCGCAGCAGGCGTCGGGGCGCAGGCTGACGATCATCGGCATGGACTACGTCCAGCAGAACCTGGACCTCGTCAAGAGCGGTGAGGTCTACGCCGTGGTCGGCCAGCCGCTGTTCCAGGAAGGCGCCAAGACCGCCGACCTGCTCGCGAAGCTCGCCACGGGCGGCACCGTCTCCTACGAGAACCCGCTGCCCGCCGAGATCATCACCAAGGACCTGGTCCCGAAGTACGAAGGCCTGCTCCAGCAGGCGGCCGCGGCCGAGAAGAGCTAG
- a CDS encoding enoyl-CoA hydratase/isomerase family protein, which translates to MSGPDLQEEHDVATNPPTTDRWKTLDFGPPPDGVEEPDSPVLLDYLDDGRVALITLNRPNADNAITTEMGASLTEVVETIAVQTAVRAVILTGAGERAFSVGSDLRQRKSMTKEDWLRQRQAFDRTLYTVRQLRKPILAAVNGTAYGGGCELAQSTDFIIASENATFGQPEAMLGLAAGGGSPALLPRLLPRGRALQMLMTGDPISAQEAHRLGMVNELHPQDELLDAARRIAARIAGNSPTAVQAVKRAVQLGEGQPTEQAIATMMDMHWRSAVHPDRVEGIGAFNEGRDPTFLDADF; encoded by the coding sequence ATGAGCGGTCCCGACCTACAGGAGGAGCACGACGTGGCCACCAACCCGCCCACCACCGACCGGTGGAAGACGCTCGACTTCGGCCCACCGCCGGACGGCGTCGAGGAGCCCGACTCCCCGGTCCTCCTCGACTACCTCGACGACGGCCGGGTCGCGCTGATCACGCTCAACCGGCCCAACGCCGACAACGCGATCACCACCGAGATGGGGGCGAGCCTGACCGAGGTCGTCGAGACGATCGCCGTCCAGACCGCCGTCCGCGCCGTGATCCTCACCGGTGCCGGCGAGCGGGCGTTCTCGGTCGGCAGCGACCTGCGCCAGCGCAAGAGCATGACCAAGGAGGACTGGCTGCGCCAGCGCCAGGCCTTCGACCGGACCCTCTACACGGTCCGCCAGCTGCGCAAGCCGATCCTCGCCGCCGTCAACGGGACCGCCTACGGCGGCGGCTGCGAGCTGGCCCAGAGCACCGACTTCATCATCGCCTCGGAGAACGCGACGTTCGGGCAGCCGGAGGCGATGCTCGGCCTCGCCGCGGGCGGCGGCTCGCCGGCGCTGCTCCCGCGGCTGCTGCCGCGGGGCCGGGCCCTGCAGATGCTCATGACCGGCGACCCGATCAGCGCGCAGGAGGCACACCGCCTCGGCATGGTCAACGAGCTCCATCCGCAGGACGAGCTCCTGGACGCGGCGCGGCGGATCGCGGCCAGGATCGCCGGCAATTCGCCGACGGCGGTTCAGGCCGTCAAGCGCGCCGTCCAGCTCGGCGAGGGCCAGCCGACCGAGCAGGCGATCGCCACCATGATGGACATGCACTGGCGGTCCGCCGTCCATCCGGATCGCGTCGAGGGCATCGGTGCGTTCAACGAGGGCCGCGACCCCACCTTCCTAGACGCCGACTTCTGA
- a CDS encoding sulfite oxidase, with translation MALADDQLAHDRAALQMINPAPYNAEAPPAALEGEITPTDLHYVRSNFAVPTHDGTLQIGGAVENPITLTLDDLRALPATERAVTLECAGNGRLETRPLPIGEPWGDYAVSTARWKGALLHDVLSQVHPSPDGVDVRFSGADAGAYHLNPVLKDTNKDDLRFVRALPLALAADPAAEILIAYEMNGAPLRPDHGAPFRLVVPHWYAVASVKWLSHIDVLTEPYAGEFQTGHYVYEWPDREHEAVTHMRVRARITAPAAGSRIEPGTHTVRGKAWSGTGPVTSVEVSLTGEGDWLPARLDPPSGPYHWQEWSFDWAADDVGRHTLRARATDAAGHTQPEVPPWNRLGYGNNAVEVIYIDVG, from the coding sequence ATGGCCCTAGCCGACGACCAGCTCGCCCACGACCGCGCCGCGCTGCAGATGATCAACCCGGCGCCCTACAACGCGGAGGCGCCACCGGCGGCGCTGGAGGGCGAGATCACCCCGACCGACCTCCATTACGTCCGCAGCAACTTCGCCGTGCCCACGCACGACGGCACGCTGCAGATCGGCGGCGCCGTCGAGAACCCCATCACCCTGACGCTGGACGACCTGCGTGCCCTGCCGGCGACCGAGCGCGCGGTCACGCTGGAGTGCGCGGGCAACGGGCGCCTGGAGACGCGGCCGCTGCCGATCGGCGAGCCCTGGGGCGACTACGCGGTCTCGACCGCGCGCTGGAAGGGCGCCCTGCTGCACGACGTCCTGAGCCAGGTCCATCCGTCGCCGGATGGGGTCGACGTGCGGTTCTCGGGAGCGGACGCCGGCGCCTACCACCTCAACCCGGTCCTGAAGGACACCAACAAGGACGACCTGCGGTTCGTTCGCGCGCTCCCGCTCGCCCTCGCGGCGGATCCGGCGGCGGAGATCCTGATCGCCTACGAGATGAACGGCGCGCCACTGCGCCCCGACCACGGTGCGCCCTTCCGGCTCGTCGTGCCGCACTGGTACGCCGTCGCCTCCGTGAAGTGGCTGTCGCACATCGACGTGCTCACCGAGCCCTACGCGGGCGAGTTCCAGACGGGCCACTACGTGTACGAGTGGCCCGACCGCGAGCACGAGGCGGTCACCCACATGCGCGTGCGCGCGCGCATCACCGCTCCCGCCGCCGGTTCGAGGATCGAGCCGGGGACGCACACGGTGCGCGGCAAGGCGTGGTCCGGGACGGGCCCGGTGACGAGCGTCGAGGTCAGCCTCACCGGCGAAGGCGACTGGCTCCCGGCGCGGCTCGACCCGCCGTCCGGGCCGTATCACTGGCAGGAGTGGTCGTTCGACTGGGCCGCCGACGACGTCGGCCGCCACACGCTGCGCGCGCGGGCCACCGACGCGGCGGGCCACACCCAGCCGGAGGTCCCGCCCTGGAACCGGCTCGGGTACGGCAACAACGCGGTCGAGGTCATCTACATCGACGTGGGCTGA
- a CDS encoding SDR family NAD(P)-dependent oxidoreductase — translation MSTTQERRVALVTGAASGIGRATALRLARAGDAVLLADRDERGLAETAAQIEALGGTAAIAVTDVASATACEQAVAAAARLGPLRALVHVAGVTAAPDTVETTSDEDLERVISVNVGAVFRLGRHAIPLLRAAGGGVIVTTSSVHAYASMTGNAAYAASKGALVALTRQMALDLAPDRIRVAGVAPGSVDTAMTRAELDRRGLTPEAAGFTTDPGAIGRVMAADEIAAVIAWVASDDATALNGTTVVADAGLLARLV, via the coding sequence TTGAGCACCACACAGGAGCGACGGGTCGCGCTCGTCACCGGCGCGGCCTCGGGCATCGGCCGCGCGACCGCGCTGCGCCTGGCGCGCGCCGGCGACGCGGTCCTGCTGGCCGACCGCGACGAGCGCGGGCTCGCCGAGACCGCCGCGCAGATCGAGGCGCTCGGCGGCACCGCGGCCATCGCGGTCACCGACGTCGCCTCGGCGACCGCCTGCGAGCAGGCCGTCGCCGCCGCCGCGCGGCTCGGGCCGCTGCGTGCGCTCGTCCACGTCGCGGGCGTGACGGCGGCGCCGGACACCGTCGAGACGACCTCCGACGAGGATCTCGAACGCGTCATCAGCGTCAACGTCGGCGCCGTCTTCCGCCTCGGCCGCCACGCGATCCCGCTGCTGCGCGCGGCCGGGGGAGGGGTGATCGTCACGACCTCCTCCGTCCACGCCTACGCGTCGATGACCGGCAACGCCGCCTACGCCGCGTCGAAGGGCGCGCTCGTCGCGCTCACGCGGCAGATGGCGCTCGACCTCGCGCCCGACCGGATCCGCGTCGCCGGCGTCGCGCCCGGCTCGGTCGACACGGCGATGACGCGCGCCGAGCTCGACCGCCGCGGCCTCACGCCCGAGGCCGCCGGCTTCACGACCGACCCGGGCGCGATCGGCCGCGTCATGGCCGCCGACGAGATCGCCGCGGTGATCGCGTGGGTCGCCTCCGACGACGCGACCGCGCTGAACGGCACGACCGTCGTGGCCGACGCGGGCCTGCTCGCGCGGCTCGTCTAG
- a CDS encoding MBL fold metallo-hydrolase, translating to MSATGGDTTLTWIGQAGYALEAPGGELCLIDPYLSEYVLEELGTPRIAPVVVDVETARPLVVAITHWHHDHLDLPTCQALAEHHPETIFAGPSSIVARLLGRGVARDRIVVFERGETVTVGPFTFHGTYARHEVAGFLTEDAMGLVVETGGTRILHSGDTEYDARCLAVRALGPFDVGIFVSNGSGGCMNGREAALMASSLPLGVAIPCHYGMWAPEGYGAHPGQDPAEAPTLDPQLFADTCAALGGPPARVLELGERFAVTPVLA from the coding sequence ATGAGCGCGACCGGCGGCGACACGACGCTGACGTGGATCGGCCAGGCCGGCTATGCCCTGGAGGCTCCGGGCGGCGAGCTGTGCCTGATCGACCCCTACCTCTCGGAGTACGTGCTCGAGGAGCTCGGGACGCCGCGGATCGCGCCGGTGGTGGTCGACGTGGAGACCGCGAGGCCGCTGGTCGTCGCGATCACGCACTGGCACCACGACCACCTCGACCTCCCGACCTGCCAGGCGCTGGCCGAGCACCATCCCGAGACGATCTTCGCCGGGCCGTCGAGCATCGTCGCGCGGCTGCTGGGCCGCGGCGTCGCGCGCGACCGGATCGTCGTCTTCGAGCGCGGGGAGACCGTCACGGTCGGGCCGTTCACGTTCCACGGCACGTACGCGCGGCATGAGGTCGCCGGGTTCCTGACCGAGGACGCGATGGGCCTGGTCGTCGAGACCGGCGGCACGCGGATCCTCCACAGCGGCGACACCGAGTACGACGCGCGCTGCCTCGCGGTCCGCGCGCTCGGGCCGTTCGACGTCGGGATCTTCGTCAGCAACGGCAGCGGTGGTTGCATGAACGGGCGCGAGGCGGCGCTGATGGCCTCCTCGCTGCCGCTCGGCGTGGCGATCCCGTGCCACTACGGGATGTGGGCGCCGGAGGGCTACGGCGCGCACCCCGGCCAGGATCCCGCCGAGGCGCCGACGCTCGACCCGCAGCTGTTCGCCGACACGTGCGCGGCGCTCGGCGGCCCGCCGGCGCGGGTGCTGGAGCTCGGCGAGCGCTTCGCCGTCACGCCCGTCCTGGCGTGA
- a CDS encoding ABC transporter permease gives MVAPPAAPNRLRRALAISEASVLLSLAGLVLVFYLLEPAFLSSTNVRSMLSAISFVGIIAVGQTLLLVAGEFDLSVGSTAGLSAIVSAWLMTKGGLPPGIGILGGLGTGALVGLVNGFLVVGLGIPAFIGTLGMLYAAKGFTYVITNGYPIYPLPKVIGRIGSAEVIFGLGWSFVLLVVLAFAGDLVLRRTTIGRNLFATGGNEEVARLVGIPTGRYKILAFMVVGMLSSVAGMLVLADGASGTPSIGQGWELTVIAGVVIGGVSLFGGVGTVAAGIVGMLLLQVVQSGLVVVGVNPNWQTVAVGLIMILAVGVDVTRRRVALAGGSRRRKRSNNTNNAAGAERETAPAQGA, from the coding sequence GTGGTCGCCCCTCCGGCGGCCCCCAACCGGCTGCGCCGGGCGCTCGCGATCAGCGAGGCCAGCGTGCTGCTCTCGCTCGCGGGCCTGGTGCTCGTGTTCTACCTGCTCGAGCCGGCGTTCCTGTCGAGCACCAACGTGCGCTCGATGCTCAGCGCGATCTCGTTCGTCGGGATCATCGCCGTGGGGCAGACGCTGCTGCTCGTCGCCGGCGAGTTCGACCTCTCGGTCGGCTCGACCGCCGGGCTCTCGGCGATCGTCAGCGCGTGGCTGATGACCAAGGGCGGCCTTCCGCCCGGCATCGGGATCCTCGGTGGCCTCGGGACCGGCGCGCTCGTCGGGCTCGTCAACGGCTTCCTCGTCGTCGGCCTCGGGATCCCCGCGTTCATCGGGACCCTCGGGATGCTCTACGCCGCCAAGGGCTTCACGTACGTGATCACCAACGGCTACCCGATCTACCCGCTGCCGAAGGTCATCGGGAGGATCGGCAGCGCCGAGGTCATCTTCGGCCTCGGGTGGAGCTTCGTGCTGCTGGTCGTGCTCGCCTTCGCCGGCGACCTCGTGCTGCGCCGCACGACGATCGGGCGCAACCTGTTCGCCACCGGCGGCAACGAGGAGGTCGCGCGCCTGGTCGGGATCCCGACCGGCCGCTACAAGATCTTGGCCTTCATGGTCGTGGGCATGCTGTCCTCCGTGGCCGGCATGTTGGTCCTGGCCGACGGCGCGAGCGGGACGCCGTCGATCGGCCAGGGGTGGGAGCTGACGGTCATCGCCGGCGTCGTCATCGGCGGGGTGAGCCTGTTCGGCGGGGTCGGCACGGTCGCCGCGGGCATCGTGGGCATGTTGCTGCTGCAGGTGGTGCAGAGCGGCCTGGTGGTCGTCGGCGTCAACCCCAACTGGCAGACGGTCGCGGTCGGGCTGATCATGATCCTGGCCGTCGGCGTGGACGTCACGCGCCGCCGCGTCGCGCTCGCAGGTGGGTCGCGCAGACGCAAGCGCAGCAACAACACCAACAACGCCGCAGGTGCCGAGCGGGAGACGGCGCCCGCCCAAGGCGCGTAG